A single window of Bradyrhizobium daqingense DNA harbors:
- a CDS encoding flavin-dependent oxidoreductase: protein MKAIIVGGGIGGLTTALMLRSRGLDCEIFEQADTIRELGVGINTLPHAMRELAGLGLLQKLDDVAIRTDQLYYLNRHGQEVWREARGIDAGHDVPQFSIHRGRLQGVIHRAVEERLGRDAIHTGCRLGAFTQDEGGVTAYFFDRAGAHVHTARGDILIGADGIHSRVRETLFPNEGPPCWNGLILWRGARDWPLFLTGKSMIVAGGLNAKVVIYPIAEGSSPASRLTNWAVLVKVGEGNAPPPRKEDWSRPGRREELMPHVARFSVPYIDVKSLISATPEFYEYPTCDRDPLPYWSSGRVTLLGDAAHPMYPVGSNGASQAILDARCLADALVRSEHPRQALLEYEKKRLPMTAEIVRSNRRGGPEGVIDAVEQLAPDGFDNVDNVLSYSQREAIVRGYATKAGFAAVPGLAAVRA, encoded by the coding sequence ATGAAGGCGATTATCGTCGGTGGCGGCATCGGTGGTCTCACCACGGCATTGATGCTGCGCTCGCGCGGCCTCGATTGTGAGATCTTCGAGCAGGCCGACACCATTCGCGAGCTCGGCGTCGGCATCAACACGCTGCCGCATGCCATGCGCGAGCTGGCTGGCCTCGGCCTGTTGCAGAAGCTCGACGACGTCGCGATCCGCACCGATCAGCTCTATTATCTCAACCGCCACGGCCAGGAGGTCTGGCGCGAAGCCCGCGGCATCGACGCCGGCCACGACGTGCCGCAATTCTCGATCCATCGTGGCCGTCTCCAGGGCGTCATCCATCGGGCGGTCGAAGAGCGGCTGGGACGAGATGCGATTCACACCGGCTGCCGGCTCGGCGCATTCACGCAGGACGAAGGTGGCGTCACCGCCTATTTCTTCGATCGCGCCGGCGCCCACGTCCACACTGCGCGCGGCGATATCCTGATCGGCGCCGACGGCATTCATTCGCGTGTGCGCGAGACGCTGTTCCCGAACGAAGGGCCGCCGTGCTGGAACGGCCTGATTCTGTGGCGCGGTGCCCGCGACTGGCCGCTATTCCTGACCGGAAAATCCATGATCGTCGCCGGTGGTCTCAATGCCAAGGTGGTGATCTATCCGATCGCGGAAGGATCAAGCCCGGCGAGCCGTCTGACCAATTGGGCAGTCCTGGTGAAGGTCGGCGAGGGCAACGCTCCGCCGCCGCGGAAAGAAGACTGGTCGCGGCCGGGCCGCCGCGAGGAGCTGATGCCGCATGTCGCGCGCTTCTCGGTTCCCTATATCGACGTGAAGAGCCTGATCTCGGCGACACCCGAATTCTACGAGTATCCGACCTGCGACCGTGATCCCTTGCCCTATTGGTCCTCAGGGCGCGTCACGCTGCTCGGCGATGCCGCGCACCCCATGTATCCGGTCGGCTCCAACGGCGCCTCGCAGGCGATCCTCGATGCGCGCTGCCTCGCCGATGCGCTGGTGCGCTCCGAGCATCCACGCCAGGCGCTGCTCGAATACGAGAAGAAGCGCCTGCCGATGACGGCAGAGATCGTTCGTTCCAACCGGCGCGGCGGCCCCGAAGGCGTCATCGACGCCGTCGAGCAGCTCGCGCCTGATGGCTTCGACAATGTCGACAACGTGCTGAGCTACTCCCAGCGCGAAGCCATCGTGCGCGGCTACGCCACCAAGGCAGGCTTCGCCGCCGTGCCCGGACTTGCAGCGGTGCGCGCCTGA
- a CDS encoding enoyl-CoA hydratase family protein, with the protein MSRPANPVTVPLADYSPQHFLLAVVEGVATVTLNRPERKNPLTFESYRELTDFFRACAFDDAVKTIVVTGAGGNFSSGGDVFEIIGPLVKMDTKGLTAFTRMTGDLVKAMRACPQPIVAAVEGICAGAGAIIAMASDIRLAASGAKVAFLFNKVGLAGCDMGACAILPRIIGQSRASELLYTGRFMTAEEGERWGFFSRLVTPEQLLLQAQVLAKQIADGPTFANTMTKRMLAMEWAMSVEEAIEAEAVAQALCMTTADFERAFEAFANKVKPVFRGD; encoded by the coding sequence ATGAGCAGACCAGCCAATCCCGTCACCGTGCCGCTCGCTGATTATTCGCCGCAGCACTTCCTCTTGGCCGTGGTCGAGGGCGTCGCTACAGTCACGCTCAATCGCCCCGAGCGGAAAAATCCGCTCACCTTCGAAAGCTACCGGGAACTGACCGATTTCTTCCGCGCCTGCGCCTTCGACGATGCGGTCAAGACCATCGTCGTCACCGGTGCCGGCGGCAATTTCTCGTCCGGCGGCGACGTTTTCGAGATCATCGGTCCGCTCGTGAAGATGGACACCAAGGGGCTGACGGCCTTCACGCGCATGACCGGCGACCTCGTCAAGGCGATGCGGGCCTGCCCGCAGCCGATCGTGGCCGCCGTCGAGGGCATCTGTGCCGGTGCGGGCGCGATCATCGCCATGGCCTCTGATATCCGCCTTGCAGCGAGCGGAGCCAAGGTGGCGTTCCTGTTCAACAAGGTCGGCCTCGCCGGCTGCGACATGGGCGCCTGCGCGATCCTGCCGCGGATCATCGGCCAATCGCGCGCCTCCGAACTGCTCTACACCGGCCGGTTCATGACCGCCGAGGAGGGCGAGCGCTGGGGCTTCTTCAGCCGCCTCGTCACGCCGGAGCAGCTGTTGCTCCAGGCGCAGGTTCTGGCGAAGCAGATCGCGGACGGGCCGACCTTCGCCAACACCATGACCAAGCGGATGCTGGCGATGGAATGGGCGATGTCGGTGGAGGAAGCGATCGAGGCGGAGGCTGTTGCTCAGGCGCTGTGCATGACCACGGCGGATTTCGAGCGCGCCTTCGAGGCGTTCGCCAACAAGGTCAAGCCGGTCTTCAGGGGCGACTAG
- a CDS encoding bifunctional salicylyl-CoA 5-hydroxylase/oxidoreductase, whose translation MKVAIIGGGPAGLYAAILLKKQRPGAEVTVYERNRADDTFGFGVVFSDATLDNFEKHDLPSYRRITQEFAYWDDIAVHFRGTVHRVGGNGFCGCSRQKLLLILQERARELGVALHFEVDIDDESRFADADLILLADGINSRFREKHVDHFQPEVDVRSNKFAWMGSTKPLDAFTFIFQETEWGPFIAHAYQYEAGHSTWIFETDPETFERAGLTGLDEAQSAARMAEIFGWFLGEHRLLTNRSMWRNFPMIRSKRWVKDNMVLLGDAKASAHFSIGSGTKLAMEDAIALAEAMEKAPNIKAALEVYEHGRREEVEKTQHAADVSLVWFEHVDRFWDFDPVQFAFGVMTRSKAITYDNLKLRAPDFVAEVEKTFAKQVRSSGFDVDTDRPMVPLFQPFRLREMDLANRAVVSPMCMYSAKEGVPTDFHLVHYGSRAIGGAGLIFTEMTCVSRDARITPGCAGLWNDEQETSWRRIVDFVHGNSAAKICLQLGHAGRKGATKLMWDGMDRPLEQGGWEVFSASPLPYFPDSQVPRELDRAGMHAVRDAFVAAAERGERCGFDMLELHCAHGYLLASFISPLTNTRTDEYGGSLENRLRFPLEIFEALRAVWPSHKPMSVRISATDWADGGITGDDAVAIARAFAEAGVDLVDVSTGQTVRDAQPVYGRMFQTPFSDQVRNEARVATMCVGNITTADQANTILAAGRADLVALGRPHLVDPFFTMKAAAWYGANDAFCPPQYLPGKDQIFRNSVRDRQDLEELRIKAKPKTRAELKAEATKPLAAE comes from the coding sequence ATGAAAGTCGCGATCATCGGTGGTGGACCTGCGGGTCTCTACGCTGCGATCCTGCTCAAGAAGCAGCGTCCGGGCGCCGAAGTCACCGTGTATGAGCGCAACCGGGCCGATGATACTTTCGGCTTCGGCGTGGTGTTCTCGGACGCCACGTTGGACAATTTCGAGAAGCACGATCTTCCGAGCTACCGCCGCATCACCCAGGAATTCGCCTATTGGGACGACATTGCCGTGCATTTCCGTGGCACGGTGCACAGGGTCGGCGGCAACGGCTTTTGCGGCTGCTCGCGCCAGAAGCTGCTGCTGATCCTTCAGGAGCGGGCACGCGAGCTGGGCGTCGCCCTGCATTTCGAAGTGGATATCGACGACGAATCCCGCTTCGCCGACGCCGATCTCATCCTGCTCGCGGATGGCATCAACAGCCGCTTCCGCGAGAAACATGTCGATCATTTCCAGCCCGAGGTCGACGTCCGCTCCAACAAGTTCGCCTGGATGGGCTCGACCAAACCGCTCGATGCCTTCACTTTCATCTTCCAGGAAACCGAGTGGGGCCCGTTCATCGCCCATGCCTATCAGTATGAGGCCGGACATTCGACCTGGATCTTCGAGACGGATCCGGAGACGTTCGAGCGGGCGGGCCTGACCGGGCTGGACGAAGCCCAGTCCGCCGCGCGTATGGCGGAGATATTCGGCTGGTTCCTCGGCGAGCACCGGCTGCTGACCAACCGCTCGATGTGGCGCAACTTCCCGATGATCCGCAGCAAGCGCTGGGTCAAGGACAACATGGTCCTGCTCGGCGACGCCAAGGCGAGCGCGCATTTCTCGATCGGCTCGGGCACCAAGCTCGCGATGGAGGATGCCATCGCGCTGGCCGAAGCGATGGAGAAGGCGCCGAACATCAAAGCCGCGCTGGAGGTCTATGAGCACGGTCGCCGCGAGGAGGTCGAGAAGACGCAGCATGCCGCCGACGTCTCGCTGGTCTGGTTCGAGCACGTCGATCGCTTCTGGGACTTCGATCCCGTGCAGTTCGCCTTCGGCGTGATGACGCGCTCCAAGGCGATCACCTATGACAATCTCAAGCTCCGCGCGCCGGATTTCGTGGCGGAGGTCGAGAAGACATTCGCCAAGCAAGTGCGCAGCAGCGGCTTCGATGTCGACACCGACCGGCCGATGGTGCCGCTGTTCCAGCCGTTCCGCTTGCGCGAGATGGACCTCGCCAATCGCGCGGTGGTGTCGCCGATGTGCATGTATTCGGCCAAGGAAGGCGTGCCGACCGATTTTCACCTCGTGCATTACGGCTCGCGTGCGATCGGCGGCGCCGGGCTGATCTTCACCGAGATGACCTGCGTCAGCCGCGATGCCCGGATCACGCCCGGTTGCGCCGGGCTCTGGAACGACGAGCAGGAAACTTCCTGGCGCCGGATCGTGGATTTCGTCCACGGCAATTCAGCCGCGAAAATCTGCCTGCAACTGGGTCACGCCGGCCGCAAGGGCGCGACCAAATTGATGTGGGACGGCATGGACCGTCCCCTGGAGCAGGGCGGCTGGGAGGTCTTTTCGGCATCGCCGCTGCCCTATTTCCCCGACAGCCAGGTGCCGCGGGAGCTCGATCGCGCCGGCATGCATGCGGTGAGGGACGCTTTCGTCGCCGCAGCCGAGCGCGGCGAGCGCTGCGGCTTCGACATGCTCGAGCTGCACTGCGCCCATGGCTACCTGCTCGCGAGCTTCATCTCGCCGCTGACCAATACCCGTACCGACGAGTATGGCGGCTCGCTGGAAAATCGTCTGCGGTTTCCACTCGAGATCTTCGAGGCGCTGCGCGCGGTGTGGCCCTCGCACAAGCCGATGTCGGTGCGCATCTCCGCAACCGATTGGGCTGACGGCGGCATCACCGGCGATGATGCCGTCGCCATCGCACGCGCCTTTGCAGAGGCGGGCGTCGACCTCGTCGACGTCTCGACCGGCCAGACCGTGCGCGACGCGCAGCCGGTTTACGGGCGCATGTTCCAGACGCCGTTTTCGGACCAGGTCCGCAACGAGGCGCGCGTCGCAACCATGTGTGTCGGCAACATCACGACGGCGGACCAGGCCAACACCATTCTGGCCGCCGGGCGGGCGGATCTCGTCGCGCTCGGCCGCCCGCATCTGGTCGACCCCTTCTTCACCATGAAGGCGGCGGCCTGGTACGGGGCAAACGATGCCTTCTGTCCCCCGCAATATCTGCCCGGGAAAGATCAGATCTTCCGCAACAGCGTCCGCGACCGGCAGGATCTCGAGGAGCTGAGAATTAAGGCTAAGCCCAAGACCCGGGCCGAGCTCAAGGCGGAGGCGACAAAGCCGCTTGCGGCGGAGTGA
- a CDS encoding cupin domain-containing protein, protein MSSEITGITRANEGIQGISWNILGQTYVPKSKTEHSFSWHATLPPGTFVPPHIHPDQDEYLYMLEGKLDFMLGNSESQATAGDLIRLGMGVPHGIFNKSEQTAKVLFWVSPTKKLFDLFWGLHNMKEQKPEDVVAMAAEFNIHFLPPPPGG, encoded by the coding sequence ATGAGCAGCGAAATCACCGGCATCACCCGGGCCAATGAGGGCATCCAAGGCATTTCCTGGAACATCCTCGGCCAGACCTATGTGCCGAAAAGCAAGACGGAGCACAGCTTCTCCTGGCATGCGACACTGCCGCCGGGCACCTTCGTGCCGCCGCACATTCACCCCGACCAGGATGAGTATCTCTATATGCTGGAGGGCAAGCTCGATTTCATGCTCGGCAATTCGGAATCGCAGGCAACCGCCGGCGACTTGATCCGTCTCGGCATGGGCGTGCCGCACGGCATCTTCAACAAGTCGGAACAGACCGCCAAAGTGCTGTTCTGGGTGTCGCCGACCAAAAAGCTCTTCGACCTGTTCTGGGGCCTTCACAACATGAAGGAGCAGAAGCCGGAGGACGTGGTGGCGATGGCCGCCGAGTTCAACATTCACTTCCTGCCGCCGCCGCCCGGCGGCTAA
- a CDS encoding alpha/beta fold hydrolase, with protein sequence MSQPSPMITKDGRFAYEAAGDPGATPLIFLHGIGGAARAWRHQLAAFGTRFRAIAWDMPGYGGSAPLASVSIGALANALQQFIEQIDAGRPVLVGHSIGGMIVQKWLVQAPQSARAVVLAQTSPAFGKADGDWQKSFIAARLGPLDRGETMRSLAPSLVKELVGDDPDPKGMELARDCMGSVPEASYRAMMLALMGFDQRSTLKDISIPTLLLSGSKDSNAPAAMMAKTATYIPGAEYVELAGVGHLANLERPVAFDEALGRFLNSLATQA encoded by the coding sequence GTGTCGCAGCCTTCGCCAATGATAACAAAAGACGGACGCTTCGCCTACGAAGCCGCAGGCGATCCAGGCGCAACACCTTTGATTTTCCTACACGGAATTGGCGGCGCGGCGCGCGCCTGGCGGCATCAGCTTGCCGCATTCGGTACCCGCTTCCGCGCCATCGCGTGGGATATGCCGGGTTATGGCGGTTCGGCGCCGCTCGCCAGTGTCAGCATCGGTGCCCTGGCGAATGCGCTCCAGCAATTCATCGAACAGATCGATGCAGGCAGGCCTGTGCTGGTCGGTCATTCGATCGGCGGCATGATCGTCCAGAAATGGCTGGTGCAGGCGCCGCAGTCTGCCCGCGCAGTCGTCCTGGCACAGACCAGCCCGGCCTTCGGCAAGGCCGACGGTGACTGGCAGAAATCCTTCATCGCGGCGCGGCTCGGGCCGCTCGATCGCGGCGAGACGATGAGATCGCTGGCACCGTCCCTGGTGAAGGAGCTGGTTGGCGACGATCCGGATCCCAAGGGGATGGAGCTTGCGCGTGACTGCATGGGCAGCGTGCCTGAGGCCAGCTATCGCGCCATGATGCTGGCCTTGATGGGTTTTGATCAACGCAGCACGCTCAAGGATATCTCAATCCCAACGCTGCTGTTGTCGGGCTCCAAGGACAGCAACGCGCCTGCGGCCATGATGGCGAAGACGGCCACCTACATTCCCGGGGCTGAATATGTCGAGCTCGCCGGCGTCGGCCATCTCGCCAACCTCGAACGCCCTGTTGCTTTCGACGAGGCCCTCGGCCGGTTCCTGAACTCTCTCGCGACCCAAGCGTAA
- a CDS encoding acyl-CoA dehydrogenase family protein, with protein sequence MTMQVSKTMTTTEKVALDAPIFDPVAFRLSDEQAGIIARAREIGQSVFAGRAATYDREAIFPTENYRDLHRVGLLGIAVPKKHGGLGANYQTYALAAAEIGRYCGATALTWNMHVCSTLWSGPLADDLDMDLDTRAEHERRRAVHYKRIVEDGAIYSQPFSEGGAAAAGGVAFGTEARPVDGGWIVNGKKIFASLSGHADYYGVLCTEIEEGEKASRRNTLYLAIPAKSQGVSVVGDWDPLGMRGTVSRTLLFKDVFVPEDSALMPRGVYFQAAMRWPHMFLTLSPTYMGLAQAAYDFTVRYLRGEVPGMPPVKRRMYPTKQIAVAQMQIKLEQIKAIWFQAVTEARANPSKEQVLRAYAAQYSVMESANELAALAIRTCGGQAMLRSLPLERIYRDSRCGSLMLPWTAELCLDRIGREALYEAGETDD encoded by the coding sequence ATGACCATGCAAGTCAGCAAGACCATGACCACAACCGAGAAGGTTGCGCTGGATGCGCCGATCTTCGATCCCGTCGCATTCCGCCTGAGCGACGAGCAGGCCGGCATCATCGCGCGCGCCCGCGAGATCGGCCAGAGCGTGTTCGCGGGCCGCGCCGCCACATACGATCGCGAGGCGATCTTCCCGACCGAGAATTATCGCGATCTGCATCGCGTCGGGCTGCTCGGCATTGCCGTGCCCAAGAAGCACGGCGGCCTCGGCGCGAACTACCAGACCTATGCCCTGGCAGCGGCCGAGATCGGCCGCTATTGCGGCGCGACCGCGCTGACCTGGAACATGCACGTCTGCTCGACCCTGTGGTCGGGTCCCCTCGCCGACGATCTCGACATGGACCTGGACACCCGCGCCGAGCACGAGCGGCGGCGCGCGGTTCACTACAAGCGCATCGTCGAGGATGGCGCGATCTATTCGCAGCCCTTCTCCGAGGGCGGTGCGGCGGCCGCGGGCGGCGTCGCATTTGGCACGGAGGCAAGGCCGGTCGATGGTGGCTGGATCGTCAATGGCAAGAAGATCTTTGCCTCGCTCTCGGGCCACGCCGATTATTACGGCGTGCTCTGCACCGAGATCGAGGAAGGCGAGAAGGCCTCGCGGCGCAACACGCTTTATCTGGCCATCCCCGCGAAGTCGCAAGGTGTGTCGGTCGTCGGCGACTGGGATCCGCTCGGCATGCGCGGAACAGTTTCGCGGACGTTGCTGTTCAAGGACGTGTTCGTGCCCGAGGATTCCGCGCTGATGCCGCGCGGCGTCTATTTCCAGGCCGCGATGCGCTGGCCGCACATGTTCCTGACGCTGTCGCCGACCTATATGGGCCTGGCACAAGCGGCTTATGACTTCACCGTACGTTACCTACGCGGCGAGGTGCCGGGCATGCCGCCGGTCAAGCGCAGGATGTATCCGACCAAGCAGATCGCGGTGGCGCAGATGCAGATCAAGCTGGAGCAAATCAAGGCGATCTGGTTTCAGGCTGTGACCGAAGCCCGCGCCAATCCGAGCAAGGAACAGGTTTTGCGGGCCTATGCCGCGCAATATTCGGTGATGGAGAGTGCCAATGAGCTCGCCGCGCTCGCCATCCGCACTTGCGGCGGCCAGGCCATGCTGCGGTCACTGCCATTGGAGCGGATCTACCGTGATAGCCGCTGCGGCTCGCTGATGCTGCCCTGGACTGCCGAGCTCTGCCTCGACCGGATCGGGCGCGAGGCGCTTTACGAGGCCGGCGAGACGGACGACTGA
- a CDS encoding SDR family NAD(P)-dependent oxidoreductase encodes MSGLPHSPHALVTGGGRGIGRAIAASLVGAGATVTVLGRNAASLAEAVDAGAAHFAAVADVSDEASLKAAILEASARQPIDILIANAGSAESAPFAKSDSALFSRMMDVNFMGVVYAVQAVLPGMKDRPYGRIVAVASTAGLKGYAYVSAYVAAKHAVVGLVRSLALEMAGSRVTVNAVCPGFTDTDLVAGSIDNIMKKTGRTRDQAIAELAKLNPQGRLITPHEVADAVLWLCGEGASAITGQAIAVAGGEI; translated from the coding sequence ATGTCCGGATTGCCGCATTCGCCGCACGCGCTGGTGACCGGTGGCGGTCGCGGCATCGGCCGTGCGATCGCCGCTTCTCTCGTCGGTGCCGGCGCGACCGTTACCGTGCTCGGCCGGAATGCGGCGAGTCTCGCCGAGGCCGTGGACGCAGGCGCGGCGCATTTTGCTGCGGTTGCCGATGTCTCCGACGAGGCGTCGTTGAAGGCCGCCATCCTTGAAGCGAGTGCGCGCCAGCCGATCGATATCCTGATTGCCAACGCGGGCAGCGCTGAATCGGCGCCGTTCGCGAAATCGGACAGCGCGCTGTTCAGCCGGATGATGGATGTCAATTTCATGGGCGTCGTGTATGCCGTCCAGGCTGTGCTGCCGGGCATGAAGGATCGTCCCTATGGCCGCATTGTCGCAGTCGCCTCGACGGCTGGGCTCAAGGGCTATGCCTATGTCAGCGCCTACGTTGCTGCGAAGCACGCCGTTGTCGGTCTCGTGCGTTCCCTTGCCCTCGAAATGGCCGGAAGCCGTGTAACCGTGAATGCGGTGTGCCCCGGTTTCACCGATACCGATCTGGTCGCCGGCAGCATTGACAACATCATGAAGAAGACCGGCCGAACCCGGGATCAGGCGATCGCGGAGCTCGCGAAACTTAATCCGCAAGGAAGACTGATCACGCCGCACGAAGTGGCCGACGCGGTGCTGTGGCTGTGCGGCGAGGGCGCCAGCGCGATCACCGGGCAGGCGATCGCGGTTGCCGGCGGTGAAATCTAA
- a CDS encoding MarR family winged helix-turn-helix transcriptional regulator: MPAVSDCINMLDSETKAVETPEDHAEELRLWLRLLTCTTLIEGEVRGRLRQRFDVTLPRFDLMAQLDKAPDGMTLSDVSKRMMVSNGNVTGLVERLVESGHLDRRTSDTDRRVQVIRLTKLGRAEFRRMAAEHETWIADLFADLTPKDVRELMRLLAKTKASAQKSAARRRP, encoded by the coding sequence ATGCCGGCCGTGAGTGACTGCATCAACATGCTCGATTCCGAGACCAAGGCCGTCGAAACGCCGGAGGACCACGCCGAAGAGCTTCGGCTGTGGCTGCGGCTCTTGACCTGCACGACCCTCATCGAAGGCGAAGTTCGCGGGCGGCTGCGGCAGCGGTTCGACGTCACATTGCCCCGGTTCGATCTGATGGCGCAGCTCGACAAGGCGCCTGACGGCATGACGCTGTCCGACGTGTCCAAGCGCATGATGGTGTCGAACGGCAATGTCACCGGCCTCGTCGAGCGCCTCGTGGAATCCGGCCATCTCGACCGGCGCACCTCGGACACCGACCGCCGCGTCCAGGTGATCCGCCTCACGAAACTCGGGCGTGCCGAGTTTCGCAGGATGGCTGCGGAACACGAAACCTGGATCGCCGATCTGTTCGCCGACCTGACGCCGAAGGATGTGCGCGAATTGATGCGGCTGCTGGCCAAGACCAAGGCGTCGGCGCAGAAATCGGCCGCGCGCCGCCGGCCGTAA
- a CDS encoding ABC transporter substrate-binding protein, with protein MKTQMTFAAAAMLLGTAMSPALAQEKIKLGVVVTLSGPAAALGQQVRDGFALAVKDLGGKMGGRDVEVIVADDELKPDAAVTKVKGLLERDKVDFVVGPIFSNILQAIHRPITESKTFLISPNAGPSTFAGKDCNPFFYVTSYQNDQVHEILGKVAQDRGYKRMYLMVPNYQAGKDSVAGFKLDYKGEIVEESYMPLNTLDFQPELSKISSQKPDALFTFMPGGLGVNLVKQYRQAGLADTIPVLSAFTVDESTLPAQQDAAVGMFGGANWAPNLDNPQNKKFVAAYETAYNIVPGTYAFQAYDAAMLIDSAVKAVKGDLSNKDAVRAALKKADFTSLRGAFKFNTNGYPIQDFYLTKVAKRPDGKFQTEIVQKVFENYGDRYAKDCKAAN; from the coding sequence ATGAAGACGCAAATGACCTTCGCTGCAGCCGCTATGCTGCTCGGCACCGCGATGAGCCCTGCCCTCGCCCAGGAAAAGATCAAGCTCGGCGTGGTCGTGACCCTGTCGGGACCTGCCGCTGCGCTGGGCCAGCAGGTGCGCGACGGCTTTGCGCTCGCGGTGAAGGATCTCGGCGGCAAGATGGGCGGCCGCGATGTCGAGGTCATCGTCGCGGACGACGAGTTGAAGCCGGATGCGGCGGTGACTAAGGTCAAGGGCCTGCTCGAGCGCGACAAGGTCGACTTCGTGGTCGGGCCGATCTTCTCTAACATCCTCCAGGCGATCCACAGGCCGATCACGGAATCGAAGACCTTCCTGATCAGCCCCAATGCCGGCCCGTCGACCTTTGCCGGCAAGGACTGCAACCCGTTCTTCTATGTGACCTCCTACCAGAACGATCAGGTGCACGAGATCCTCGGCAAGGTCGCGCAGGATCGCGGCTACAAGCGCATGTACCTGATGGTCCCGAACTATCAGGCCGGCAAGGATTCGGTGGCGGGCTTCAAGCTCGACTACAAAGGCGAGATCGTCGAGGAGTCCTACATGCCGCTGAACACGCTGGACTTCCAGCCGGAGCTTTCCAAGATCTCGTCGCAAAAGCCCGACGCATTGTTCACGTTCATGCCGGGCGGCCTCGGCGTCAATCTCGTCAAGCAGTACCGGCAGGCCGGCCTTGCCGACACTATTCCGGTGCTCTCGGCGTTCACTGTCGATGAATCGACCTTGCCGGCGCAGCAGGATGCGGCGGTCGGCATGTTCGGCGGCGCCAACTGGGCGCCCAATCTCGACAATCCCCAAAACAAGAAGTTCGTCGCCGCTTATGAAACCGCCTACAACATCGTGCCCGGCACCTACGCCTTTCAGGCCTATGACGCCGCGATGCTGATCGACAGCGCGGTCAAGGCGGTGAAGGGTGATCTGTCGAACAAGGACGCTGTTCGCGCCGCGCTCAAGAAAGCCGACTTCACCTCGCTGCGCGGCGCCTTCAAGTTCAACACCAACGGCTATCCGATCCAGGATTTCTACCTGACCAAGGTTGCCAAGCGACCTGATGGCAAGTTCCAGACCGAGATCGTGCAGAAGGTGTTCGAAAATTACGGCGACCGCTACGCCAAGGACTGCAAGGCGGCGAACTAA